A single genomic interval of Coccidioides posadasii str. Silveira chromosome 1, complete sequence harbors:
- a CDS encoding uncharacterized protein (EggNog:ENOG410PIW3~COG:K~BUSCO:6370at33183), with the protein MNQTQSYMDVHSSHLPSAQAYTSQPGAVETLSHYPYQQPPLLQPGPTAYAPTTSAYPYGYSNPVTSPQSSSQPVTNSLAPHAPAQILPLPAMTTTPNPHGYAGSNTHTPPYNVPHTFDTTGQVAPPGMKPRVTATLWEDEGTLCFQVEAKGVCVARREDNHMINGTKLLNVAGMTRGRRDGILKSEKVRHVVKIGPMHLKGVWIPFERALEFANKEKITDLLYPLFVHNIGGLLYHPSNQTRPNSIVAATERRRIEANQQQSRSVQGPQPPPLHHHHSMHNPVTSQVTQPSSQALIPAGRPSFERAHTFPTPPASASSLVGVTNQGSSYDWAGNVHNSHALSIETGLGNSRSMPTTPATTPPSSNLQSMQSYQSQQTYDSKSYYPSAPSSQPPFTSQQPTATQNMSSQGNGQVTHGTAVGEGGQEHESEYINDTNGPYSGNRGSYNYSTGHSSSNLHGEPTHLSSDITNSASSTNGTDRIGSRPSAQSQWTPGYSTPRLGPPSSLYNVVSDTRSTPANGPGGDTYSASSNSASVYPSSGLNGSGKRSRDDDDQEETSRADSQHCEVSYEHKRRKTLTENPIGGPVGGASLALQSLKNGGMPRRR; encoded by the exons ATGAACCAAACTCAGTCATATATGGACGTACATTCGTCACATTTACCTTCGGCGCAGGCATATACGTCCCAACCCGGGGCTGTTGAAACACTATCACACTATCCGTATCAACAGCCTCCTCTTTTACAGCCTGGACCCACCGCTTATGCACCAACGACCAGCGCATACCCGTATGGTTATTCGAACCCTGTTACCTCCCCTCAGTCAAGCAGCCAACCAGTGACAAATTCCCTCGCTCCACATGCTCCTGCTCAGATTTTACCTTTACCTG CTATGACGACTACTCCAAATCCCCACGGATATGCTGGATCTAATACCCATACTCCGCCTTATAATGTGCCTCATACTTTTGACACTACCGGCCAGGTAGCGCCTCCAGGAATGAAACCAAGAGTGACTGCCACACTTTGGGAAGATGAGGGTACTCTATGTTTTCAAGTGGAAGCGAAGGGCGTCTGTGTCGCTCGTAGAGAAG ATAACCACATGATCAATGGTACTAAATTGTTAAATGTTGCTGGGATGACCAGAGGAAGGAGGGATGGTATTCTTAAGAGTGAAAAGGTCCGGCATGTGGTTAAAATCGGGCCCATGCATCTCAAGGGTGTCTG GATTCCCTTTGAGCGTGCCCTTGAATTTGCCAATAAAGAGAAAATTACAGACTTGCTTTACCCGCTGTTTGTTCATAACATTGGAGGTCTTTTGTACCATCCATCGAATCAAACGAGGCCGAACTCGATTGTTGCAGCCACTGAACGAAGACGGATTGAGGCAAACCAGCAACAGAGTCGCTCTGTCCAAGGACCGCAACCACCACCGTTGCACCACCATCACTCCATGCACAACCCTGTTACTTCACAAGTTACCCAACCTTCCAGCCAGGCTCTCATTCCTGCCGGTCGACCAAGTTTTGAACGTGCCCACACATTTCCGACTCCTCCTGCGAGTGCCTCTAGTCTGGTGGGCGTGACAAATCAGGGCAGCTCTTATGATTGGGCTGGAAATGTCCATAATTCGCATGCGTTATCAATTGAGACGGGATTGGGTAATTCGAGGTCGATGCCAACCACTCCCGCAACAACACCTCCAAGCTCCAACTTGCAAAGCATGCAATCGTACCAAAGCCAGCAGACATATGACTCCAAATCATATTACCCTTCCGCCCCCTCCAGCCAGCCCCCCTTTACCTCACAACAGCCAACCGCTACCCAGAATATGTCCAG CCAGGGAAATGGGCAAGTGACCCATGGTACAGCAGTAGGAGAGGGAGGACAAGAGCATGAGAGTGAATATATCAACGACACCAACGGTCCCTATAGCGGCAATCGTGGATCTTACAATTACAGCACTGGTCATTCTAGCAGCAATTTGCATGGAGAGCCTACCCATTTATCCTCCGATATTACGAACTCGGCGTCCAGCACAAATGGGACTGATAGGATAGGTTCAAGGCCAAGTGCACAGAGCCAGTGGACACCCGGTTACTCAACTCCACGCCTCGGACCGCCCAGCAGCCTATATAATGTTGTCAGTGATACAAGGAGCACTCCCGCAAACGGTCCTGGGGGAGATACTTACTCTGCTTCGTCAAACTCGGCGTCTGTCTACCCGTCTTCGGGTTTGAACGGTTCCGGTAAGCGTTCCAGGGACGATGACGATCAAGAGGAAACTTCCCGAGCCGACAGCCAACATTGCGAGGTTAGTTACGAGCACAAACGGCGAAAAACACTTACCGAAAACCCTATCGGGGGCCCCGTGGGCGGCGCATCGCTTGCTCTCCAGAGCTTGAAGAATGGGGGTATGCCACGCCGCCGTTAA
- a CDS encoding uncharacterized protein (EggNog:ENOG41COG0300~COG:S), whose protein sequence is MTMDANGRWLPREGFIADVVGRVIKRTLFSPSLTLPLLLLAQHTRRGQTLRNEQPGVFRALKILVAIGLCRWLNGWLSRRALNNATSDRYNWNSEIAIVTGGSDGIGRRIALLLAARGLKVAVLDIKPLNYETPANVKFYPCDICSRDQIASAARRIRDEMGEPTILVNNAGVLKGKTILGGTDEDIRQTFEVNTLSHYWLAQEFLPCMISRNHGMVVTIASLAAYVTTPSMVDYSASKAAALAFHEGLATELRTRYNAPKVRTVVVNPGFARTYLVNVINPENTWFNPLLEPDSVAEAVVQQILTGSSGHIVMPGSTGALASNVRAFPHWLQNRVRDKCERLTRSPGEH, encoded by the exons ATGACGATGGACGCCAATGGACGTTGGCTGCCGCGTGAAG GATTCATTGCGGATGTGGTGGGTCGCGTGATCAAGAGGACTCTCTTCTCGCCGTCTTTGACTCTGCCACTCCTGCTCCTCGCGCAGCACACTCGTAGGGGTCAAACCCTCAGAAATGAGCAACCCGGCGTCTTTCGAGCCCTGAAAATTTTGGTGGCAATTGGCCTGTGTCGATGGCTCAATGGCTGGCTTAGTCGTCGCGCCTTAAACAATGCAACCTCAGATAGATACAACTGGAATTCTGAGATTGCCATCGTCACTGGAGGAAGCGATGGAATTGGTCGGAGAATTGCGCTTCTACTCGCTGCGCGTGGGCTGAAGGTTGCGGTTTTAGATATCAAACCGTTGAATTATGAGACGCCGGCGAATGTCAAATTCTATCCCTGCGACATTTGCTCTCGCGACCAGATCGCAAGCGCTGCTCGGAGAATCCGAGATGAGATGGGTGAGCCCACGATTTTGGTCAACAACGCCGGAGTTCTGAAAGGAAAGACAATATTGGGTGGAACGGACGAAGATATCCGCCAAACCTTCGAAGTGAACACGTTATCCCACTACTGGCTGGCTCAAGAGTTTCTTCCGTGCATGATTTCACGCAATCATGGAATGGTTGTTACGATCGCGTCGCTGGCCGCCTATGTTACCACCCCTAGTATGGTCGACTACTCTGCCAGCAAGGCTGCAGCTCTTGCGTTCCATGAAGGGCTCGCCACTGAGTTGAGGACACGTTATAACGCTCCGAAAGTCAGGACTGTGGTGGTAAACCCGGGTTTTGCCCGCACGTATCTGGTTAACGTGATAAATCCCGAGAACACTTGGTTCAATCCCCTCTTGGAGCCAGACAGTGTCGCGGAAGCCGTTGTGCAGCAGATCCTCACGGGATCCAGTGGCCACATTGTCATGCCTGGCTCAACCGGAGCCCTTGCGAGTAATGTGCGGGCATTTCCTCATTGGCTGCAGAACAGAGTCAGGGACAAATGCGAGCGTTTAACGAGATCACCAGGCGAGCACTGA
- a CDS encoding uncharacterized protein (EggNog:ENOG410PIW3~COG:K~BUSCO:6370at33183) gives MNQTQSYMDVHSSHLPSAQAYTSQPGAVETLSHYPYQQPPLLQPGPTAYAPTTSAYPYGYSNPVTSPQSSSQPVTNSLAPHAPAQILPLPAMTTTPNPHGYAGSNTHTPPYNVPHTFDTTGQVAPPGMKPRVTATLWEDEGTLCFQVEAKGVCVARREDNHMINGTKLLNVAGMTRGRRDGILKSEKVRHVVKIGPMHLKGVWIPFERALEFANKEKITDLLYPLFVHNIGGLLYHPSNQTRPNSIVAATERRRIEANQQQSRSVQGPQPPPLHHHHSMHNPVTSQVTQPSSQALIPAGRPSFERAHTFPTPPASASSLVGVTNQGSSYDWAGNVHNSHALSIETGLGNSRSMPTTPATTPPSSNLQSMQSYQSQQTYDSKSYYPSAPSSQPPFTSQQPTATQNMSSQGNGQVTHGTAVGEGGQEHESEYINDTNGPYSGNRGSYNYSTGHSSSNLHGEPTHLSSDITNSASSTNGTDRIGSRPSAQSQWTPGYSTPRLGPPSSLYNVVSDTRSTPANGPGGDTYSASSNSASVYPSSGLNGSVTSTNGEKHLPKTLSGAPWAAHRLLSRA, from the exons ATGAACCAAACTCAGTCATATATGGACGTACATTCGTCACATTTACCTTCGGCGCAGGCATATACGTCCCAACCCGGGGCTGTTGAAACACTATCACACTATCCGTATCAACAGCCTCCTCTTTTACAGCCTGGACCCACCGCTTATGCACCAACGACCAGCGCATACCCGTATGGTTATTCGAACCCTGTTACCTCCCCTCAGTCAAGCAGCCAACCAGTGACAAATTCCCTCGCTCCACATGCTCCTGCTCAGATTTTACCTTTACCTG CTATGACGACTACTCCAAATCCCCACGGATATGCTGGATCTAATACCCATACTCCGCCTTATAATGTGCCTCATACTTTTGACACTACCGGCCAGGTAGCGCCTCCAGGAATGAAACCAAGAGTGACTGCCACACTTTGGGAAGATGAGGGTACTCTATGTTTTCAAGTGGAAGCGAAGGGCGTCTGTGTCGCTCGTAGAGAAG ATAACCACATGATCAATGGTACTAAATTGTTAAATGTTGCTGGGATGACCAGAGGAAGGAGGGATGGTATTCTTAAGAGTGAAAAGGTCCGGCATGTGGTTAAAATCGGGCCCATGCATCTCAAGGGTGTCTG GATTCCCTTTGAGCGTGCCCTTGAATTTGCCAATAAAGAGAAAATTACAGACTTGCTTTACCCGCTGTTTGTTCATAACATTGGAGGTCTTTTGTACCATCCATCGAATCAAACGAGGCCGAACTCGATTGTTGCAGCCACTGAACGAAGACGGATTGAGGCAAACCAGCAACAGAGTCGCTCTGTCCAAGGACCGCAACCACCACCGTTGCACCACCATCACTCCATGCACAACCCTGTTACTTCACAAGTTACCCAACCTTCCAGCCAGGCTCTCATTCCTGCCGGTCGACCAAGTTTTGAACGTGCCCACACATTTCCGACTCCTCCTGCGAGTGCCTCTAGTCTGGTGGGCGTGACAAATCAGGGCAGCTCTTATGATTGGGCTGGAAATGTCCATAATTCGCATGCGTTATCAATTGAGACGGGATTGGGTAATTCGAGGTCGATGCCAACCACTCCCGCAACAACACCTCCAAGCTCCAACTTGCAAAGCATGCAATCGTACCAAAGCCAGCAGACATATGACTCCAAATCATATTACCCTTCCGCCCCCTCCAGCCAGCCCCCCTTTACCTCACAACAGCCAACCGCTACCCAGAATATGTCCAG CCAGGGAAATGGGCAAGTGACCCATGGTACAGCAGTAGGAGAGGGAGGACAAGAGCATGAGAGTGAATATATCAACGACACCAACGGTCCCTATAGCGGCAATCGTGGATCTTACAATTACAGCACTGGTCATTCTAGCAGCAATTTGCATGGAGAGCCTACCCATTTATCCTCCGATATTACGAACTCGGCGTCCAGCACAAATGGGACTGATAGGATAGGTTCAAGGCCAAGTGCACAGAGCCAGTGGACACCCGGTTACTCAACTCCACGCCTCGGACCGCCCAGCAGCCTATATAATGTTGTCAGTGATACAAGGAGCACTCCCGCAAACGGTCCTGGGGGAGATACTTACTCTGCTTCGTCAAACTCGGCGTCTGTCTACCCGTCTTCGGGTTTGAACGGTTCCG TTACGAGCACAAACGGCGAAAAACACTTACCGAAAACCCTATCGGGGGCCCCGTGGGCGGCGCATCGCTTGCTCTCCAGAGCTTGA
- a CDS encoding uncharacterized protein (EggNog:ENOG410PVJ6), whose protein sequence is MPGRFWWFRTATKSSHKPLEGLFDKRATKESTTGCPGYRFLPKYAKKRATGTTIMPPSFWRLDLSPDSWKENTVTIPNTRRFPQKLIYLKAIIDTVADRYEVRGLNEPFRAKIIYSLTYSTMYLFTLRERRFAMRDGGYVPVISPEAARALIPRKDLKPEAIRAKYKAVANIPTSDASSSTESRSNAP, encoded by the exons ATGCCCGGTCGATTCTGGTGGTTTCGCACGGCTACCAAGAGTTCCCACAAACCCCTGGAAGGATTATTTGATAAACGCGCAACCAAAGAGAGCACAACAGGTTGCCCAGGTTATCGATTCTTGCCTAAATATGCTAAGAAAAGGGCTACCGGCACCACCATCATGCCTCCCAGCTTCTGGCGCCTTGATTTAAGCCCTGATTCATGGAAGGAAAACACAGTCACTATCCCGAATACACGCAGATTTCCACAGAAACTGATCTATCTTAAAG CAATAATCGATACTGTTGCCGATCGCTACGAAGTCAGGGGGCTTAATGAAC CTTTCCGAGCGAAGATCATTTATTCCTTGACCTATTCTACAATGTACCTCTTCACTCTACGAGAAAGAAGGTTTGCGATGAGAGACGGCGGATACGTGCCAGTTATAAGTCCTGAAGCGGCAAGGGCTCTCATACCTAGAAAAGACCTAAAGCCGGAAGCTATAAGAGCAAAGTACAAGGCCGTCGCAAATATTCCGACTTCAGACGCTAGCAGCAGCACGGAATCACGGTCCAATGCCCCTTGA
- a CDS encoding uncharacterized protein (EggNog:ENOG410PP1F~COG:S~BUSCO:13297at33183) yields MPQPQFTVSPALRDIISKPSPANIDQFDPWNSSSTGHQRAENPYTGTSWRETRNQKLAAQLKGTAGDTRLDHEGEWKWVTPEEREKEIRKNEKTGDIRSFFGVKKRIQRESADEKKIGQNLMDSVVHDVPSFDRAFSSEPLTEPSRPFPEAMPYLPQPAQSSLRNKGIFSNLTIYINGSTFPLISDHKVKQILVNNGASISISLARRTVTHVILGRPNALKTRDLAKVGAGGGLSAGKLQREIQRISGKGVKFVGVEWVLESIKAGRRLPEARFANLHTASVKQRSVMADFAV; encoded by the exons ATGCCTCAACCACAATTTACCGTTTCTCCTGCGCTCCGCGATATCATCAGCAAACCTTCTCCTGCAAACATCGACCAATTCGACCCCTGGAACTCTTCTTCAACAGGCCACCAGCGAGCTGAGAATCCATATACTGGCACTTCCTGGCGAGAAACGAGGAATCAAAAGCTCGCCGCACAGCTTAAAGGGACGGCAGGCGATACTAGGCTAGATCATGAGGGCGAATGGAAGTGGGTAACGccggaagagagagagaaagagatacGGAAGAACGAGAAGACAGGGGATATTAGGTCCTTTTTTGGGgtaaagaaaagaattcaGAGAGAGTCCGCGGATGAGAAGAAAATCGGGCAAAACTTGATGGACAGTGTTGTGCATGACGTGCCCTCCTTCGACCGGGCCTTTTCTTCAGAGCCACTAACTGAGCCTTCACGACCCTTCCCAGAAGCTATGCCTTATTTGCCACAGCCAGCACAATCGTCGCTGAGGAATAAAGGTATATTTAGCAATTTGACCATCTACATCAATGGGTCTACCTTCCCCCTAATATCGGACCACAAGGTTAAACAGATTCTCGTCAATAATGGCGCGAGCATCTCTATATCTCTTGCAAGACGCACTGTCACACATGTCATCCTCGGTCGTCCAAATGCATTGAAAACCAGAGATCTGGCTAAAGTAGGGGCTGGAGGTGGTCTCTCTGCAGGGAAACTACAACGAGAGATTCAGCGTATAAGTGGGAAAGGCGTTAAGTTTGTTGGTGTTGAGTG GGTCCTGGAAAGCATCAAAGCAGGTCGCCGTTTGCCCGAAGCGCGGTTTGCTAATTTGCATACAGCATCTGTTAAGCAGAGAAGCGTGATGGCTGATTTTGCTGTTTGA